Proteins found in one Salvia splendens isolate huo1 chromosome 10, SspV2, whole genome shotgun sequence genomic segment:
- the LOC121751603 gene encoding bZIP transcription factor 16-like: MSGSDVDKTPKEGKEPKEPKTPSAQEQASSASGAVPADWSGFQTYSPMPPHGFLASSPQAHPYMWGVQQFIPPYGTPPHPYVAMYPPGGIYGHPTMAPGSYPFSPFAMPSPNGIVEAPCNVPGNMEVDGKSSEGKGKLPIKRSKGSLGSLNMITGKNDEPGKASGATANGAHPKSAGTASEGSSEGSDENSQNESQEKSSGRPDSAEPPQSGGAPNNSQNGTSHAMANQAVAMVPMPAPAVGAVSGVPGPTTNLNIGMDYWGAGQSSAMPAMRGKVPATPAAGGIVATGSPDMQSQLWIQDERELKKQRRKQSNRESARRSRLRKQAECDELAQCAEALNEENATLKAEVSRMKSKNEQLAAQNASLKERLGEVSGGDDPRCSRDEQRASNNDTQ, translated from the exons ATGAGTGGCAGTGATGTGGATAAAACTCCCAAAGAGGGGAAAGAACCAAAGGAGCCAAAAACCCCTTCTGCACAG GAACAGGCATCTTCTGCATCTGGTGCAGTTCCGGCAGATTGGTCTGGGTTTCAG ACATATTCTCCTATGCCTCCACATGGATTCTTAGCATCGAGTCCACAGGCCCACCCCTACATGTGGGGAGTTCAG CAATTCATTCCACCATATGGCACTCCACCACATCCATATGTCGCCATGTATCCCCCTGGGGGCATATACGGCCATCCAACTATGGCTCCG GGATCTTATCCTTTTAGTCCTTTTGCCATGCCCTCTCCTAATGGTATTGTTGAAGCCCCA TGCAATGTTCCAGGAAACATGGAGGTAGATGGAAAGTCATCTGAGGGAAAGGGGAAACTACCCATCAAAAGATCCAAGGGAAGTTTGGGCAGTTTAAATATGATTACAGGGAAGAATGATGAACCTGGCAAAGCATCAGGTGCCACAGCAAATGGTGCGCACCCTAAAAG TGCTGGGACTGCAAGTGAAGGTTCTAGTGAAGGAAGTGATGAAAATTCTCAAAAT GAATCTCAAGAGAAGTCTAGTGGAAGGCCTGATTCCG CTGAACCACCTCAGAGTGGTGGTGCACCTAATAATTCTCAAAATGGTACATCTCATGCAATGGCAAATCAAGCTGTGGCTATGGTGCCAATGCCAGCACCAGCAGTGGGAGCTGTTAGTGGTGTTCCAGGCCCCACTACCAACTTAAATATTGGAATGGATTACTGGGGTGCTGGTCAGTCATCTGCTATGCCCGCAATGCGAGGAAAGGTCCCTGCTACTCCGGCAGCTGGAGGAATTGTCGCTACAGGCTCACCAGACATGCAATCACAACTTTGGATTCAG GATGAAAGGGAGCTAAAAAAACAGAGAAGAAAGCAGTCAAATCGGGAATCTGCTCGTAGATCTAGATTGCGCAAGCAG GCAGAATGCGATGAACTGGCCCAGTGTGCTGAGGCTTTAAATGAGGAAAATGCAACGCTTAAGGCTGAAGTGTCACGTATGAAGAGCAAGAATGAGCAACTTGCTGCTCAGAATGCATCTTTAAAG GAGAGACTTGGCGAAGTTAGTGGCGGGGATGATCCTAGGTGCAGTAGGGACGAGCAACGGGCAAGCAACAACGATACCCAGTAG